Below is a window of Picosynechococcus sp. PCC 7002 DNA.
GCTGTATACTAAGTGTACAAAACAGTCAATCGATGTATGACAATAATCACTACCCTTGGCAATAATGCTACCTATCGTGCTTTTACCACTAGCTGGAGCACCAATTAAAAAGCGCTTCATACATTAAATATCCTGAATACAAGATTCACAGATTGTAGTTTCAGACCAGTTACAAGACATATGAAACTCTCTGACCTTTTGAAAAAAATCATTATTCCAGATAGCCAAAAGCCGATCTTTATAAACATTACCAATAATATACGGAGAGTGTTCAGGATTACTGGATAGAATATTGCAGCACATTTTTACATTGCCTAAATAATCTACAGAT
It encodes the following:
- a CDS encoding SPASM domain-containing protein — its product is MNNYYDRGGIISHLSAKKRSKPCKLTSHSLSVDYLGNVKMCCNILSSNPEHSPYIIGNVYKDRLLAIWNNDFFQKVREFHMSCNWSETTICESCIQDI